GGTGGTCTGACGGAGAACCTCTCACTGCCGATGATGTAGAGTTTACCTATAACAGCATTTATCTTAACGAAGCAATTCCTACTGATACTAGAGATATCTTACGCATAGGCGAAAGTAGACAATTACCAACTGTTCGTCAACTTGATGCACGTCGAGTAGAATTTACCACTCCAGAACCTTTTGCGCCTTTTTTACGCATCACAGGCTTACCTATCTTACCCGCTCATGCTTTACGCGAAGCAGTCGAAACTAAAGATTCGCAAGGAAATCCTCGATTTCTCACCACCTGGGGCGTTGACACACCACCGCAACAAATTATTGTGAATGGTCCTTATCAACTAGAGGAATACGTGACGAGTCAGCGTGTCGTCTATCGACGCAATCCATACTACTGGCGGAGAGATGCTCAAGGCAATCCGCAACCGTATGTTGAACGGCTCATTTGGCAAATTGTAGAATCTACTGATACATCTTTGATTCAGTTTCGTTCGCAAGGATTAGACTCGGTTGGGGTAACACCCGAATATTTTTCACTCCTCAAACGCGAAGAAGACCGCGGCAACTTTACTATTTATGAAGACGGTCCAGCGTCCGGAACTAATTTCATCTCGTTCAATCTTAACAAAGGTCGCAGAAACGGTCGTCCCTTAGTCGATCCAGTCAAGTCGCGATGGTTTAATTCTCCAGACTTTAGACGGGCGATCGCCTACGCAATTGATCGCCAACGAATGATTAACAACATCTTTCGCGGTTTGGGCGAATTGCAAAATTCACCAATTTCTGTACAAAGCCCTTATTACCTGTCACCAGAGGAAGGACTAAAAGTATACGAATACGATCCCGATCGAGCAAGAGAACTTCTTCGTCAAGCTGGATTTCAGTATAATAGTGCCGGTCAGCTGCTTGATGCTGATGGTAATCGCGTCCGCTTCTCACTAATTACAAATGCAGGTAACCGCATTCGAGAAGCAATGGGCGCACAAATTAAACAAGATCTTAGCCAAATTGGCATTCAAGTTGACTTTAATCCGCTTGCTTTTAATGTGTTAGTAGATCGCTTATCTAATACTTTGGATTGGGAATGTCACTTATTAGGTTTTACTGGCGGTATTGAACCTAATGACGGTGCTAATATCTGGTCAGTTGACGGTGGTTTGCACAGTTTTAATCAAGCACCACCTCCAGGACAACCACCTCTTGAAGGGCGAGAAGTTGCTGATTGGGAACAGCAAATTTCCGATCTTTATATTGACGGGGCGCGAGAATTAGATGAGTCAAGGCGCAAAGCAATTTATGCCCAAACTCAACAGTTAACTCAAGAATATCTACCGTTTATCTACCTCGTAAATCCTTTAGCAATGACAGCAGTACGCAATCGCATTCAAGGCGTGCAATATTCCGCGTTGGGTGGCGCTTTTTGGAACATTTACGAACTTCAATTAAGCGACAGTTAGACAGTTAATTTAATTGCTGTTTTACCCAATGCACAAACTCCGCATGTTCAGGAGAATGCAATCCTTGCTGCGAAACTGCTAACACTTGAGGCATTTTTCCTTCCAGAAGTGCACTAACAGCTAACCACAGCCCAGGAAAAACACGCGACCGCGCGATACCTTCGCTATCCGGTTCGAGTTGTCGATATTCACCTTCAGATAACTCGAACCAATCAAGTTTATTTTCGTAGATTTGCCAGACAATATATGTCGTAGAGATCGTACGCTGCACTACTCGCGGCAATTTCTACAATTAATTCTGGTGCGCCTTCGATGTAGTCGTCACTCAACTGCACCTTTCCTCCCACAGTAGAATCGATGAACAACACGCCATCAGGCTGCGGTTCGTTGTCTAAATCCAAACGCACCGTCGGTTCTATACCCATTTTGACCTTTGGGGTAGAAGCTTGATAAATTCCCAACCAAGTAATAATGAAGCCATGAGGTTCAGCATGATTTGTGAAACGTAACGGTGACGCTACGTAGACAACTCCTTCGATCAGTTCTGCTTTCTTAATCTCTGGACTGGCGGTGTAGCGGCGTTCAAATTCGTGACGCGACAGGCGATCGCCACTTTCTAATGGTGGAATGGATTTATACTCATTTTGTTCGTCAGGTTGCTGTTTCCTTGGCGATTGATTGAGTACCATCGCAAAACCTGTGGTCTCTAGTCAAAGAAGTCATTGCTACTCTAATTTTCACATTCTTAGCAAGATACTGCTGCAACTCGGCTAATATCAACAGCATCTACTGCCAGAATTTGTCTTTACCTCATGTTGACTGCTACGTCTGGTATAGTTAAACTTCTGAACATTCCGCTTTTTTCTCGTACACACCTAGAATTTAATATTCTTTGCAGACTAACTCATCATTGTCAGCTTTCATCACTAATTCTGTAGATTTTTCCTTATACTAGGTCAATTTATAATTTATCGGTTGTCAGCCACAAAGTTTGAAGGCAAAAATAGGGCGATTGCTCGCAATGGTTGACCGCGATTATCACTACATTAACCAAACCAAAAACCTGCAACTATACGTTTAATCAAGATTTTCTTCAATAGTTTTTATTTACTGCTGAAGGATTAACTTTACTTAATACAATTCCCACTGATCTTGACCTAGCCTTAGCCGAATCTTGATTTTTTTACGATAACTAAAGATAGTGAAGAAGAACCTCAATTTTTATAAATATGGGGAACAAGTACAGAGCCTAAGCAAATTATTGTTAATAGTCCATACAAAACTGAAAGTCATACACCAAGTCAATGTTTATTGCAACGTAATCCTTCCCCACTTTGCTCAATGGCACGCTGTGGATAATGTAACGCATACATGTCAGTACAATATCAATATGCGTATAAAAATGAGAAAGCTGCTTGGCATTGACAAATATCTTACAGCATACAAGAAGTTCAGACATCGAGCAGTGCTCGTGCCCTAGTAGTTCATTTTACTAATTCAGTAATGCCCTCAGAGGTAAATAAAGAAAAGAGGGTCAAAACATTTGTTTTTCGTACATAAATATTCCTTCTATGTTGTGTTTTCCTATCTAAATTTGCTCCACCATACCTTTCAAACCGCGACTGTTGAGTAACTGTAAAACTTCGTTAGCATTCGCGCGATCGCCAAAGGCTCCCACCTGCATAAAGACT
The DNA window shown above is from Chroococcidiopsis sp. TS-821 and carries:
- a CDS encoding ABC transporter substrate-binding protein encodes the protein MNAIVKGILRRWIAVGLSFVSAIALGGCNPANFETVAAQVPQIVVSVLSDPKTFNYALNQESPNIFGLTYDGLVTENPLTGAIEPALAESWEIAEDNLRITFTLREGLRWSDGEPLTADDVEFTYNSIYLNEAIPTDTRDILRIGESRQLPTVRQLDARRVEFTTPEPFAPFLRITGLPILPAHALREAVETKDSQGNPRFLTTWGVDTPPQQIIVNGPYQLEEYVTSQRVVYRRNPYYWRRDAQGNPQPYVERLIWQIVESTDTSLIQFRSQGLDSVGVTPEYFSLLKREEDRGNFTIYEDGPASGTNFISFNLNKGRRNGRPLVDPVKSRWFNSPDFRRAIAYAIDRQRMINNIFRGLGELQNSPISVQSPYYLSPEEGLKVYEYDPDRARELLRQAGFQYNSAGQLLDADGNRVRFSLITNAGNRIREAMGAQIKQDLSQIGIQVDFNPLAFNVLVDRLSNTLDWECHLLGFTGGIEPNDGANIWSVDGGLHSFNQAPPPGQPPLEGREVADWEQQISDLYIDGARELDESRRKAIYAQTQQLTQEYLPFIYLVNPLAMTAVRNRIQGVQYSALGGAFWNIYELQLSDS